A genome region from Thermanaerothrix sp. includes the following:
- a CDS encoding phosphate-binding protein, whose amino-acid sequence VIQTVAKNPLAIGYDGLGYVDTRVVKTLKINGVDGTPTNARNGKFPTARKLYMYTNGEPKGEIKDFLDFLKGPEGQKYVAKEGFVTLKP is encoded by the coding sequence CGGTGATACAGACCGTGGCCAAGAACCCCCTGGCCATAGGCTACGACGGGCTGGGCTACGTGGACACCCGGGTTGTGAAGACCCTAAAGATAAACGGCGTGGACGGCACCCCCACCAACGCCCGGAACGGCAAGTTCCCCACCGCCAGGAAGCTCTACATGTACACCAACGGGGAGCCCAAGGGGGAGATAAAGGACTTCCTCGACTTCCTGAAGGGCCCGGAGGGGCAGAAATACGTGGCCAAGGAGGGCTTCGTGACCCTTAAGCCCTAA
- the pstC gene encoding phosphate ABC transporter permease subunit PstC, translating to MGEIKGDRIPRAAIGAVAMMGIAVMLSIVAFLLKESLPILAHTTLKDMVFGMLWYPTRDEPSFGMLPLMVGSAAVTALSALMALPVSVGLGIFTAMVCPRGLRELFKPLLEAMGFFPSVVLGFLGMVVIAPWMQERFELLTGLNMLNASMLLGLMIVPTVASLTDDSLTAVPKDVRDASYALGATRYETIFKVCLPYAWRGIAQACLLGIMRALGETMVVLMAAGGAAIIPESVTDPVRPLTSAIAAEMGETPVGSYHYHALFFMGLILLGVTMGINFVILWLEGRHRA from the coding sequence ATGGGGGAGATAAAGGGGGACCGGATACCCAGGGCCGCCATAGGGGCGGTGGCCATGATGGGCATAGCGGTGATGCTCTCCATAGTGGCCTTCCTGCTGAAGGAGAGCTTGCCCATATTGGCCCACACCACCCTCAAGGATATGGTCTTTGGCATGCTGTGGTATCCCACCAGGGACGAGCCGTCCTTCGGGATGCTTCCGCTGATGGTAGGATCCGCCGCGGTGACGGCCCTTTCGGCCCTCATGGCCCTGCCGGTGAGCGTGGGGCTTGGGATATTCACCGCCATGGTCTGCCCCAGGGGGCTTAGGGAGCTGTTCAAGCCCCTTCTGGAGGCCATGGGGTTCTTCCCGTCGGTGGTGTTGGGGTTCCTGGGCATGGTGGTCATAGCCCCTTGGATGCAGGAGAGGTTTGAGCTTTTAACCGGCCTTAACATGCTTAACGCCTCCATGCTCCTTGGGTTGATGATAGTTCCCACCGTGGCGTCCTTGACGGACGACTCCCTCACGGCGGTGCCGAAGGACGTGCGGGACGCATCCTACGCACTGGGGGCCACCAGGTACGAGACCATCTTCAAGGTGTGCTTGCCCTACGCCTGGCGCGGGATCGCCCAGGCGTGCCTGCTGGGGATCATGAGGGCCCTAGGGGAGACCATGGTGGTCCTAATGGCCGCGGGGGGCGCCGCGATCATACCGGAGTCCGTGACCGACCCGGTGCGGCCATTGACGTCCGCCATAGCGGCTGAGATGGGAGAGACCCCGGTGGGGTCCTACCACTATCACGCGCTCTTCTTCATGGGGCTGATACTCCTTGGGGTTACCATGGGGATAAACTTCGTGATCCTGTGGCTTGAAGGGAGGCACAGGGCTTGA